In Larimichthys crocea isolate SSNF chromosome XXII, L_crocea_2.0, whole genome shotgun sequence, the genomic stretch AACTCTGAGAGCTTTGAACCTTTTTGGTAACGAatcatttttctcctctttgttctTCGTCTGTCCTTCAACCACCTCAGAATGTCTCGAGGTGATCCACGCAACATCATCGAGTACCGCGACCTGGACGCTCCGGACGACATGGACTTCTTTTAGGTCGACTCAGACGTCCGTCTTTGCAGTGTTATGTTCGCTTGCTTTCCGCAGTACATcacaatatttcttttcttaaatgttttttttctaattattgTGCAACTAGAACAGACTTCTGTTGTAAACTGGTTTCCTCAATAAAGTTCCGTAGTGATCCAACTACACTCACGCgtatttaatgatttattaacgGAGATGTCGGCAGATCAGAGCGAGCAGAGACGCGTGACGTGAAAATAAAACGTGATATtatcacgttataacgtgaaaacaTCAAGTATGGTTTCACTTGATTTCATAAGTTTACCAACACGCGTCTCTCACGGCATGGTTCAGTCCGTAAACTGACTCTGGCTCGTCCACATAACTTAATTCAATTATACTTTAATCTTGGTTTGAGACATGGTGACATATTACAGTTGTTGAGCACTGTAGATGACATCGTTATCAGTATGCGTACTCTGAAGGATTTTGAAAAACATGGTCGTACTGAAGAAAGAATGACTCCGACCCTCTTGAGGTTGCATCGTTTCTTATCGATCTGATCTCAAGTGAAACCATAcctgatgttttcacattataataataacgTGAAACTGAGCCAAATTATTTTTTGGAGGGTGGCAGCAATGTACTTCCGTATCAGAGACAGGTGTGTTCCTGAACGCTCCAGTGAAAGCAGCAGATAAAGAGGTGGTCGCCCTCTGCTGGGAGAAGCAGTGAATTACAGATGTGTGTGACACACTGCAGAAGCCTGGAGAAATATTCACTATTCTtttgagtaaaaataaaaaacataacaaatcaaacagaagTTATTGTTGTGAAGTCGCTCCTGGACATATGAAAACACaagcatgcaaacattttgaCCAGCATCACTTTTTATTGTTCACATGTTGCTTTTTCACTCTGATCACATTAGAAACACACGAGTCCTGAAGCGTGTTCGTCGCAGCTTTAATGATTTCAATAAATTAAATCCAGAGAGCGTCAGGGTCGACGTGTTCCCGTCACAGGAGCAGAGAAACTGTTCATGTGGGACAGAAATGTCTAAATGATCCGAAGCTTGTGACTTTCAGGGAGTCCACAGCTGACCTTGTGTTGGTGGAATAACTTGGACAGTCCCTCCATGTACAGTCTGTGATAGTGGTCCACCTCCTCCTGAGTAGGCGTGACTCGCCTTGGCACTGGGATCGGACTCCCCACTGGAAGAAGCAGCAGAGTGTTGGAATAAAACGGGCTCAGTGCAGCGAGTCAAAGCTGCAGAATAATGAAACACTCACCGACAGTGGTGACCGGAGTCCTGTAGGGCAGGAACGCCATGCGCTCACCGACGAACAGACAGGGAGCGAAACCCACGATCCTCTTGAACAGGTCCTGTAACCTCCGACCGAGGCTGCCGTCTGAGAAGATCACCTGCTGAAAGAGCTCGTTCTCCCCGAATGAGTAGACCGGCACCAGATCAGCCCTgtgggagacagacagacagacagacagacagcttgtgtcagtctgtctgcagGCTGCATGAGATACCTGCTGTATGATCTGAGCAGGGTTCTCACCCGAACTCCAGGGCGACCCGGACAAACCCCTTCCTGTCCTTCaccaccactgtgtgtgtgttggctccAGGACACGATGACAGAGACTCTGCAGCGCCCCCTATGATGATCACCACCGCGTTCCCCTTCCCCGTCTTTGACAGGAGGTGGACAAGGCTCGGTCTGCTGACTGGACAAATACCTGGAGACAGAGTAAGACGTGATGGagactgtgtgtttgaaggACAGGTCAAGCCTCTCAGGTGAACTCTGTACCTGCACACATTAAGTACTCCCTGAAGAGAGGGATCCTGAACATTCCCGCCAGGACCACCAGGCGAGCTCGCATCCCGGGAAACGTCTGAGCGAAGCCGCTGCTCTCTGTGGAGAAGCAGGAGAAGGCCCCGGCGCTCATGATGCCGTGAGGATGACAACCCAGGACGTAGTTCTTGTCCGGGCTCAGCTCGGCGGTCTTCACGAGCTGAGCGAGGAAACGACACGAGTGGATCAACGGAGCTGATCACAGCCGACcataaaaccaaacacactGATAAGATAAGACTCCTGCTGCAGATGGAGACCTGtctttaaaggtgcagtgtggaCGATTgactgacatctagtggtgagatCACACATTCAGTCGTCCCTCTGCTGACCCCTCCCAATCCAAGAAGCTATGGTGGCCTTCACGTGCCAAAAGAGGTCAGATTTTTCCAAATACAgctaaatgtattaaaatatgaaGCATGTATTAAAAGAACCAAACTCACTTTGACAGGAAAATAATCTCTGTAGTGATCCCagaccctccacctcctcacgaacgtcatcttcctccctcctgaTGGAGACATCAGACACCTTTAACACCTCATACTGCAGAGTGTTACACTCTGTACACAGTCTGCGTGAGCGGTTCATGCTGACCTGTCTgagtaaactttattttgtcactCTTCCAACAGGAGAGCTGTTTGGACCTGAGGATTAATCTATTTCTACGTgaatgatgtcacttcctgtaccTCTTTCAGGTGTCTGCCAGTCGGCCAGCACCATCCAGGTGAAGTAGAGAGCGGGGAGCGGCCACAGCGAGGTGAACATGAGGTACACCATCAGGATGATGCAGGTCAGTCCTGCAGGTGGAGGTTTGGATTTGGATCAAACACGTGAGGACATGAGTGGACACGCTGTCATGTGCTGGATCTTACCTAAGAAGAGGAAGGACAGCACCCATTGCAGAACACTGACCGCCTCCACAAACTCCTTCCACTGACTCTTCCCTTCAGTCATTCCTGAACGCTGGAGGCCAAAGCTTCATTTTAGATTTTCAATGAATGGATaacatttcaaactgtgcctCGGTTCAATAAAGAAGGTCACGAGTGTTACAGATTGAATGTGTTAGGGAGGACAAAAGTTGCTTTATCTGAGATCATAAAGGAATTCATGCTGGATTATCTCTAGATCAGACTCAGTGAGCGGCTCTGCAGCGTGTGATCTTCCTTCAGGGGAGTCATGCAGCTGATGAAGCTCGAGCTGGCAcggccacaacaacaacacgcctGGGTAAAAGTCCTGAAAACAGCCTCCATGGTTAAATGCAGTGTGAGGTGAACTTACCTTCTCCGAGCTGAGCGGACTGGATGCAGATTCACCGAGTCCACACAGGACGTGCAGGACGCACTTTGACCAGATCATCAAGCTGCTGATAACAGATCCACTCCCCAGAAACTttgacacacagataaacatgtCAGAGTTAAAGGTGCTCTGTTTGATGATCTGATGTCATGATGTCACATcacaacacagtgacacacacacacacacacacacacactattcctGCTCACCTATCTCAAATCAATCAGctgagtgtgttttctctgtgtgaagCTGTTAGTGACActtcctgcagatgtttcacaataaaagccttcctGCAGCCTGAACCAAAggaaggcttttaatgtgaaaaacagcagcagtaaacacctgtctacctgtctgcAGTGAGACGGTCCTCACctgcacaggtgttttcacttctgCTGAGGTGAACCAAtgaggacagagacagcatCAGTTGTCCCGCCCTAAACATGGAGGTGTCAATCAAAGACAGTTTGTACAcgcccacacagtcctgagaaGGTGAATAACTGACAACACCtgtagtctccgagacgtccccgcagactgtctaaaacctggacgtagtctccgtgacgtccccgcagactgtctaaaacctggacgtagtgaGGATTCTGCCGTTTGCAGAAGCCAATAGTGAGCATGTGTCACACATCACAGCTAGTGCTGTGTGCTACCATCAGCATCTATATTCCAGTGAACATGGCCGgactgaacagaacctctgaaccggcagtggagacactttgtgtcagtgttggacagaaaCTGTCGGCCATTTTGGCTCAAActttctctgttgttgttctttaacCTCTGCTCGGCTCAGTGTGTCAGccgggtcacacacacacacacacacacacacacacacacacacacacacacacacactttagggGGCGTGTCTCACGCTGTAAGATCACGTGACACCTCAAAAAACCATCTCACCTGTGTCAGGTGTAATTGActctttatttgtgttgttgtagttttatttcagtttggatCGTTCATGTTTATTCTGTGAACATTCAGAACCTTCGTGTCGGTTCTGATCCACCTGGACCTCCTTTAATAATATCTGctcctctgtgacgtcacagtcATTTGGTATAACATTCTGCTctgatatgaaataaaaagaatctGATCCGGAATAAATGTTTGATGAATattcagagaaatgtgaagCAAACAGATGAACTCagatcctcctcctctcctctcctcccctcctcctctcctccttctccttctccttctcctcctctcctcctcctcctcctcctcctcctccttctataaacagcctcctctccttctccttctcctcctctcctcctctcctcctcctccccctccttctaTAAacagcctcctctcctctcctctcctcctcctcctcctccttctataaacagcctcctctcctctcctctcctcctctcctctcctcctcctctcctcctcctcagctgtcaCCCTCTGTCAGGTGAGTGCACCTGTGCGGCGGGGTGGGCGGGGCTTTACTGTAACGAGACCTGTNNNNNNNNNNTCTCAGTTCTAACAGGAACACAGCGGACCAGAACCCTCTGTGAACCAGCAAGACGCttgtgaaagaagaaagaagaagatgaagaagaagaagaagaaaaacttgaGAAGGACTGAAGATGAAGATTGAAGAAGAacttgaagaaaagaaaactttgtgtcagtgtttggacAGGAGTGGAGGGACAGAGGACAGCCCCCCCCCCGGATGTCGGCCATTTTGGCCCTCAAaacttttctgttgttgttctttaacCCTCTGCTCGGTTCCAGTGTTTTGTGTCAgcgggtcacacacacacacacacacacacacacacacacacaacaccacacacacacacacacacacactttagggGGGGCGTGTCTCTCGCTGTATGAATCACGTGACACctcaaaaaaaacatctcacctGTTGGTCAGGTTGTAATTGactctttattgttttatgttttagttttatttattggatCGTTCGTTTATTCTTGAACATTCCGAACCTTCGTGTCGGTTCTGATCCACCTGGAGCTCCTTTAAATATCTGCTCCTCTGTGACGTCAAGTCATTTGATAACTTCTGCTCTGatataaattaaaagaaatctgaTCCGGAATAAATGTTTGATGAATATTGTAAAAGGAAAGaacaagatgaaaagaaaacagtcgAAATAAGATTACTACTAAGACAGAAGAAGGACGAAGAATCTGGAGGAGACGCTAAGAGACGCTAATTCAAGGAGCaatcctcctccttttctatTAAAACAGCCGAAGAGACTCTCCGACGACGATACTAATACTAAGCCGCTAGAAGAGAAGTATAATAACGCATCCTCTCACGTATAAGAGATACTCTCACTATACTCCGACGACTCTAATCTAACGACTCCTCAGTAAGATGGAGACTAGACACAGACAACGAAAGACTTATATAAAAAGAAGCCCAATAAAGACGCCGCTAAGCTAATATTCATAtcgccctcctcctctcttcctcccctcctccctcccttcctcaaCCTTCTATAAAcagccctcctctcctctctctcctctactcCTTGCCTCTCTCCTCgacctcctcctctacctcctcccctcctcctctccctcctccccccctccttaaaccgtcctccctctcctcctctcctctctcctcatatACTCCCCCCTCCTTCTATAAACAGCC encodes the following:
- the mogat3b gene encoding 2-acylglycerol O-acyltransferase 3b isoform X2: MIWSKCVLHVLCGLGESASSPLSSEKRSGMTEGKSQWKEFVEAVSVLQWVLSFLFLGLTCIILMVYLMFTSLWPLPALYFTWMVLADWQTPERGGRKMTFVRRWRVWDHYRDYFPVKLVKTAELSPDKNYVLGCHPHGIMSAGAFSCFSTESSGFAQTFPGMRARLVVLAGMFRIPLFREYLMCAGICPVSRPSLVHLLSKTGKGNAVVIIIGGAAESLSSCPGANTHTVVVKDRKGFVRVALEFGADLVPVYSFGENELFQQVIFSDGSLGRRLQDLFKRIVGFAPCLFVGERMAFLPYRTPVTTVVGSPIPVPRRVTPTQEEVDHYHRLYMEGLSKLFHQHKVSCGLPESHKLRII
- the mogat3b gene encoding 2-acylglycerol O-acyltransferase 3b isoform X1; its protein translation is MFICVSKFLGSGSVISSLMIWSKCVLHVLCGLGESASSPLSSEKRSGMTEGKSQWKEFVEAVSVLQWVLSFLFLGLTCIILMVYLMFTSLWPLPALYFTWMVLADWQTPERGGRKMTFVRRWRVWDHYRDYFPVKLVKTAELSPDKNYVLGCHPHGIMSAGAFSCFSTESSGFAQTFPGMRARLVVLAGMFRIPLFREYLMCAGICPVSRPSLVHLLSKTGKGNAVVIIIGGAAESLSSCPGANTHTVVVKDRKGFVRVALEFGADLVPVYSFGENELFQQVIFSDGSLGRRLQDLFKRIVGFAPCLFVGERMAFLPYRTPVTTVVGSPIPVPRRVTPTQEEVDHYHRLYMEGLSKLFHQHKVSCGLPESHKLRII